The Flavobacterium sp. HJ-32-4 genome contains a region encoding:
- a CDS encoding glycosyltransferase, whose amino-acid sequence MPLFSVIVPLFNKEATIVRALRSILAQEEMDFEIILVNDGSTDGSVAQAKKVDDPRIRFFETKNRGVSAARNLGAEKATGNLLAFLDADDIWEPHHLTVLKQLRRDFPGSVLLATSYRIFYREGHVVTPHFDNLPNGWCGVLDDFFATSRVFRVAWTSAVAVPTDAFRLSGGFNTAFAIGEDTDLWIRLALSGPVAFCNLPSATHRLDAQNRAGKRPIASVPHATFTGYEAEEQKRPSVKRFVDVYRIEFALKHRVAGRVNIAKQYLEAVDPAHIPWRTRLLLALPVGVLKGLYALKKFLERKRVVVSAYR is encoded by the coding sequence ATGCCTCTTTTCTCCGTCATCGTGCCGTTATTCAACAAGGAAGCGACTATCGTTCGCGCCCTTCGAAGTATTTTGGCCCAGGAGGAAATGGATTTTGAAATCATCCTGGTCAACGATGGTTCGACCGATGGAAGTGTCGCACAGGCCAAAAAGGTAGACGACCCGCGCATTCGTTTTTTTGAAACAAAAAACCGTGGCGTCTCGGCAGCACGGAACCTGGGTGCGGAAAAAGCGACCGGGAATCTCCTTGCCTTTTTGGACGCCGACGACATTTGGGAACCCCATCATCTTACCGTACTCAAACAATTACGCCGCGATTTTCCGGGATCGGTCCTGCTGGCAACGTCCTATCGAATTTTTTATAGGGAAGGACATGTCGTCACCCCTCATTTCGACAACCTGCCGAACGGATGGTGCGGTGTGCTCGACGATTTCTTCGCGACCAGTAGGGTATTTCGGGTAGCATGGACCTCAGCGGTGGCGGTTCCGACAGACGCTTTTCGCTTAAGTGGCGGCTTCAACACCGCCTTTGCCATTGGGGAGGACACCGATCTTTGGATCCGGCTCGCTCTCTCGGGCCCGGTGGCCTTCTGCAACCTTCCTTCGGCCACGCACCGACTTGATGCGCAAAACCGCGCCGGTAAACGACCCATCGCCTCGGTACCGCATGCTACGTTCACGGGCTATGAAGCTGAAGAACAGAAGCGTCCGTCGGTGAAGCGATTCGTGGATGTATACCGGATAGAATTCGCCCTCAAACACCGGGTAGCTGGGCGGGTAAACATCGCGAAGCAGTATCTGGAAGCGGTCGATCCGGCCCATATTCCCTGGCGTACTAGGCTATTGCTGGCACTACCGGTGGGCGTTTTGAAAGGGTTATATGCTTTGAAGAAATTCCTGGAAAGAAAGCGGGTAGTCGTCTCTGCCTACCGCTGA
- a CDS encoding glycosyltransferase family 2 protein, whose product MLSILIPTYHYNVYPLAQQMARMADAASIPYEIICLDDGSGGFRTENGKINELPHASFSELETNIGRSAIRNLLARKAHYENLLFLDADVLPQAEDFLQRYLPYLDGTDKIVYGGIRYQIEPPAKEQQLRWVYGMEREALDVETRQKHPYRSFLTLNFLTTKSVLATVPFNEAIPNLRHEDTLFSYELSEAGIPILHIENPVWHHGLENSVRFLQKSEEAVVALQSLVTGGLLPSSYARLSAVYTTLSRFGLRFLFATAYRLGRPALRKQLLGTRPSMRLFDLYRLGYLCSIKKA is encoded by the coding sequence ATGCTGTCGATCCTGATTCCGACATACCACTACAATGTCTATCCGCTGGCGCAGCAAATGGCCCGAATGGCCGACGCCGCCTCCATCCCGTATGAAATCATCTGCCTGGACGATGGTTCGGGTGGTTTTCGGACGGAAAACGGGAAAATCAATGAACTGCCCCATGCCTCCTTCTCCGAACTGGAAACGAACATCGGACGAAGTGCCATCCGGAACCTGTTGGCCCGAAAGGCACACTATGAAAATCTCCTGTTTCTCGATGCCGACGTCCTGCCGCAAGCCGAAGATTTCCTGCAGCGGTACCTTCCCTATCTCGACGGTACCGACAAAATCGTCTACGGTGGTATCCGCTACCAAATCGAGCCGCCGGCAAAAGAGCAACAGTTGCGGTGGGTCTACGGTATGGAACGGGAGGCGCTTGATGTAGAAACACGTCAAAAACACCCGTATCGCTCCTTCCTCACCTTGAATTTCCTGACGACGAAATCGGTGCTGGCGACGGTGCCTTTTAATGAGGCGATACCCAATCTGCGGCACGAAGACACCTTGTTTTCGTATGAACTGTCAGAAGCGGGTATCCCGATCCTGCACATTGAAAATCCGGTGTGGCACCACGGACTCGAAAACAGTGTGCGCTTCCTCCAGAAATCGGAAGAAGCCGTGGTGGCCTTACAGTCGCTCGTAACCGGCGGATTGCTGCCTTCCTCCTATGCCCGTTTGTCGGCGGTGTATACCACTCTCTCCCGATTCGGCTTGCGGTTTCTTTTCGCCACGGCCTATCGGTTGGGGCGCCCTGCACTTCGCAAGCAGCTATTGGGCACGCGCCCTTCGATGCGGCTGTTCGACCTCTACCGACTTGGTTATCTTTGCAGTATAAAAAAAGCGTGA